One region of Populus trichocarpa isolate Nisqually-1 chromosome 4, P.trichocarpa_v4.1, whole genome shotgun sequence genomic DNA includes:
- the LOC7468334 gene encoding probable polyamine oxidase 4 isoform X1: MENLIENGTFISQVERPNSSLPTVIVIGGGISGLAAARRLHDASFKVILLESRDRLGGRIHTDHSFGYPVDLGASWLHGVCNENPLAPLIRGLGLKLYRTSGDNSVLYDHDLESYTLFDKEGHKIPQQMVIEVGDAFKRILDETEKVRDEHTDDMSVLQAIWIVLDRHPELRQEGLAYEVLQWYICRMEAWFAADADMISLKSWDQEQVLSGGHGLMVQGYDPIIKALAKDIDIRLNHRVAKISNGPNKVMVTVEDGTGFIADAAIITVPLGILKANLIHFEPKLPQWKVDAISDLGFGSENKIAMQFDRVFWPDVELLGVVAPTSYACGYFLNLHKATGHPVLVYMAAGRFACDLEKLSDESAANFVMLQLKKMFPNATEPVQYLVTRWGTDPNSLGCYSYDLVGKPGDSYERLRAPLGNLFFGGEAVSMEDHQGSVHGAYSAGIMAAENCQGHILERLGYFDKLQLVPSRGEIHDAAFPLQISRM; this comes from the exons GTGATCTTGCTGGAATCACGGGATAGACTTGGTGGCCGCATTCATACTGACCATTCATTTGGCTATCCTGTGGATCTGGGAGCATCATG GCTACATGGTGTTTGCAATGAGAATCCTTTGGCGCCGCTGATACGAGGTCTGGGGCTTAAACTATACCGTACTAGTGGAGACAACTCTGTATTATATGACCATGATCTAGAGAG TTACACCCTTTTTGACAAGGAAGGACACAAAATTCCACAACAGATGGTCATCGAAGTTGGAGATGCATTCAAAAGAATTCTTGACGAG ACTGAGAAAGTAAGAGATGAACACACAGATGACATGTCTGTTCTTCAAGCGATTTGGATTGTGTTGGATAGGCATCCAGAGTTAAG GCAAGAAGGACTTGCGTATGAAGTCCTGCAATGGTACATCTGTAGAATGGAAGCTTGGTTTGCAGCAGATGCCGATATGATATCACTGAAATCTTGGGATCAG GAGCAAGTTCTTTCTGGCGGTCATGGTCTTATGGTGCAAGGTTATGACCCTATAATAAAGGCTCTTGCAAAAGATATTGATATTCGCCTGAATCACAG GGTTGCAAAAATATCCAACGGGCCTAATAAGGTGATGGTCACTGTAGAGGATGGAACAGGCTTTATTGCTGATGCAGCTATCATTACAGTACCCCTTGGGATTCTTAAAGCAAACTTAATTCATTTTGAGCCAAAGCTGCCACAGTGGAAGGTTGATGCAATTTCAGATCTTGGTTTTGGCAGTGAAAACAAGATTGCAATGCAATTTGATAGAGTATTTTGGCCAGATGTTGAACTATTGGGTGTTGTTGCACCCACATCTTATGCATGTGGTTATTTTCTCAATCTCCACAAGGCAACTGGCCACCCTGTTCTTGTCTACATGGCTGCCGGAAGGTTTGCTTGTGATCTTGAGAAGCTATCTGATGAGTCTGCTGCAAACTTTGTCATGTTGCAGCTGAAGAAAATGTTTCCAAATGCAACAGAACCG GTTCAATATCTTGTAACAAGGTGGGGAACAGACCCTAACTCACTCGGTTGCTACTCGTATGATCTAGTTGGAAAGCCTGGAGATTCATATGAGAGACTCCGTGCACCATTGGGCAATCTCTTCTTTGGAGGAGAAGCAGTCAGCATGGAGGACCATCAAGGATCCGTGCACGGAGCATACTCGGCAGGAATCATGGCTGCCGAGAACTGTCAAGGACACATATTAGAGAGACTTGGCTACTTTGATAAGCTCCAGCTAGTTCCCTCAAGAGGTGAAATCCATGATGCTGCATTTCCCCTCCAAATCTCAAGGATGTGA
- the LOC7494515 gene encoding protein DJ-1 homolog D: MANCKPQKKVLLLCGDYMEDYEAMVPFQALQAYGIAVDAVCPGKKAGDYCRTTVEDSGAYHGYQTYTEKPGHNFSLNATFDEVDFSKYDALVIPGGRAPEYLAINESVLNCARQFSDSGKLIAAICHGPLILAAAGLLKGRKCTAYHALGPVLIDAGALWIEPKTMMDCVSDGNLITGVIYKAHPEYIQLVVKALGGKIAGSDKRILFLCGDFMEDYEVTVPLQSLQALGCHVDAVCPKKKAGDFCPTAVHDFEGDQTYTEKPGHNFILTASYEGLDASSYDALVIPGGRSPEYLALDETVIALVKKFMQSKKPVASICHGQQILAAAGVLKGRKCTAYPAVKLNVVLGGATWLEPDPIDRCYTDENLVTGAAWPGHPQFVSQLMALLGIRVSF; this comes from the exons ATGGCTAATTGCAAGCCACAGAAGAAAGTTCTATTGTTATGTGGGGATTACATGGAAGATTATGAG GCTATGGTTCCATTTCAAGCCTTGCAGGCTTATGGAATAGCAGTTGATGCTGTTTGTCCTGGAAAGAAAGCTGGTGATTATTGCCGCACTACAGTTGAGGACTCTGGTGCCTATCATGGATATCAG ACTTATACTGAGAAGCCTGGGCACAACTTTAGTCTCAATGCAACTTTCGATGAAGTTGATTTCAGCAAATATGATGCGCTTGTTATACCAGGAGGAAGGGCTCCAGAATATCTTGCCATAAATGAATCTGTGTTAAATTGTGCGAGGCAATTTTCCGATTCAGGAAAGCTGATTGCTGCTATTTGCCATGGGCCATTGATCTTGGCAGCTGCAGGCTTATTAAAAGGCCGGAAGTGCACTGCATACCATGCTCTGGGACCTGTTCTCATCGATGCCGGTGCTCTTTGGATTGAACCCAAAACCATGATGGATTGTGTTTCTGATGGCAATCTCATTACTGGAGTTATATATAAGGCGCATCCTGAGTACATCCAGCTTGTTGTGAAGGCACTGGGAGGCAAGATAGCTGGTTCAGATAAAAGGATTCTGTTTCTCTGTGGG GATTTCATGGAAGATTATGAGGTTACTGTTCCTCTTCAATCCCTTCAAGCTCTTGGGTGCCACGTTGATGCAGTTTGCCCCAAGAAGAAGGCTGGGGATTTCTGCCCGACTGCAGTCCATGACTTTGAAGGTGACCAAACATACACTGAGAAGCCAGGCCATAATTTCATTCTAACAGCTTCCTATGAAGGCTTGGATGCCTCGAGTTACGACGCTCTCGTCATCCCTGGAGGCCGGTCTCCAGAATATTTGGCACTGGATGAGACAGTGATTGCCTtggtgaagaaattcatgcaatCAAAGAAGCCGGTTGCCTCTATTTGTCACGGGCAGCAGATCCTAGCTGCTGCGGGAGTTCTCAAG GGAAGAAAATGCACCGCATACCCTGCTGTGAAGCTGAACGTCGTCTTGGGAGGGGCAACATGGCTAGAACCGGATCCAATCGATCGTTGCTACACCGACGAAAACCTGGTTACCGGAGCTGCATGGCCAGGGCACCCTCAGTTTGTGTCTCAGCTGATGGCCTTACTTGGTATCCGAGTGTCATTCTAG
- the LOC7468334 gene encoding probable polyamine oxidase 4 isoform X2 — protein MLPSRLHGVCNENPLAPLIRGLGLKLYRTSGDNSVLYDHDLESYTLFDKEGHKIPQQMVIEVGDAFKRILDETEKVRDEHTDDMSVLQAIWIVLDRHPELRQEGLAYEVLQWYICRMEAWFAADADMISLKSWDQEQVLSGGHGLMVQGYDPIIKALAKDIDIRLNHRVAKISNGPNKVMVTVEDGTGFIADAAIITVPLGILKANLIHFEPKLPQWKVDAISDLGFGSENKIAMQFDRVFWPDVELLGVVAPTSYACGYFLNLHKATGHPVLVYMAAGRFACDLEKLSDESAANFVMLQLKKMFPNATEPVQYLVTRWGTDPNSLGCYSYDLVGKPGDSYERLRAPLGNLFFGGEAVSMEDHQGSVHGAYSAGIMAAENCQGHILERLGYFDKLQLVPSRGEIHDAAFPLQISRM, from the exons atgttgCCTTCCAGGCTACATGGTGTTTGCAATGAGAATCCTTTGGCGCCGCTGATACGAGGTCTGGGGCTTAAACTATACCGTACTAGTGGAGACAACTCTGTATTATATGACCATGATCTAGAGAG TTACACCCTTTTTGACAAGGAAGGACACAAAATTCCACAACAGATGGTCATCGAAGTTGGAGATGCATTCAAAAGAATTCTTGACGAG ACTGAGAAAGTAAGAGATGAACACACAGATGACATGTCTGTTCTTCAAGCGATTTGGATTGTGTTGGATAGGCATCCAGAGTTAAG GCAAGAAGGACTTGCGTATGAAGTCCTGCAATGGTACATCTGTAGAATGGAAGCTTGGTTTGCAGCAGATGCCGATATGATATCACTGAAATCTTGGGATCAG GAGCAAGTTCTTTCTGGCGGTCATGGTCTTATGGTGCAAGGTTATGACCCTATAATAAAGGCTCTTGCAAAAGATATTGATATTCGCCTGAATCACAG GGTTGCAAAAATATCCAACGGGCCTAATAAGGTGATGGTCACTGTAGAGGATGGAACAGGCTTTATTGCTGATGCAGCTATCATTACAGTACCCCTTGGGATTCTTAAAGCAAACTTAATTCATTTTGAGCCAAAGCTGCCACAGTGGAAGGTTGATGCAATTTCAGATCTTGGTTTTGGCAGTGAAAACAAGATTGCAATGCAATTTGATAGAGTATTTTGGCCAGATGTTGAACTATTGGGTGTTGTTGCACCCACATCTTATGCATGTGGTTATTTTCTCAATCTCCACAAGGCAACTGGCCACCCTGTTCTTGTCTACATGGCTGCCGGAAGGTTTGCTTGTGATCTTGAGAAGCTATCTGATGAGTCTGCTGCAAACTTTGTCATGTTGCAGCTGAAGAAAATGTTTCCAAATGCAACAGAACCG GTTCAATATCTTGTAACAAGGTGGGGAACAGACCCTAACTCACTCGGTTGCTACTCGTATGATCTAGTTGGAAAGCCTGGAGATTCATATGAGAGACTCCGTGCACCATTGGGCAATCTCTTCTTTGGAGGAGAAGCAGTCAGCATGGAGGACCATCAAGGATCCGTGCACGGAGCATACTCGGCAGGAATCATGGCTGCCGAGAACTGTCAAGGACACATATTAGAGAGACTTGGCTACTTTGATAAGCTCCAGCTAGTTCCCTCAAGAGGTGAAATCCATGATGCTGCATTTCCCCTCCAAATCTCAAGGATGTGA